In the Salmo trutta chromosome 13, fSalTru1.1, whole genome shotgun sequence genome, GTGGGCTCTGTGTTATAAGAACCATACTGTACCTGGAAGGAGTTTAAATCTACATTATTGGCACTGGCGGGAACGCTATCAGCACCTTTGCGTCGTTTCAGGACAAATACGAACAAACCAGCCCCGAAGCAGACCGACAGAATGAAAACCACGAGCAGTCCCAGTATGAGAACCGACAGGGGCACCTCCGCGTGCATCTCGGGCACCTGCTCGTCTGTGGGCGTGATGGCAGAGGGAGGAGTGGAGTCAGTGCTGGGTCTGACGGTGGGGGCCTTGGTTATTGTGATCTCGTTTGGCTCGGGACAAATTGCATCGTTACGCAGAGACCTGAGGAGCCGCCCTGCGTGTTTGGAGGGCGAATCACATGTGATTTCATTTACCACAACGCTGGTGCTGGATAGCTCCATCCAGTTTTTAAGCGCAACGATGTCGCAGGTGCAATCCCATGGGTTCTCCTGCAGATCGATCTGAATGAATGCGGAGAGCTGGTCGAGCACACCGCGCACCGGCAGGTGGGAGAAGTGATTGTTCCTCAGGTTTAGTCTTGTCAGCATAGTCCCTCCAAAAACATTGTCGGGAAGGGATCTGAGTAGATTGTTGTTTAGGAACAGCAGCTGCAGATTATGTAAGGAGTTAAACGTCTGTGGTAAAATGTCCTTGATAACATTATACTCCAGGTATAAGTATTGAAGGCTCTGCAGCCCTGCGAATAATGATTGGGATAGACTTTCAATGTAATTGCCATTGAGGTAAAGTCTCCGTAGATTAGCTAGGTTTTCAAAGGCCCCATTCTGAATGACAGCTATTCTATTATTTCCTAAATGGAGGAGCTCTAGTGAGCTGTATTCGGTTAGGTCTGTTCTGTATATGGTCTGCAAGTAATTGCCTGTTAAATGCAATTTCTTTGGATAGGACGGTTTAGGGGTAAGCTCTGTTATATTATGCAATTTCCTCTCCTGGCAGTTGATATTTAATCCACTGTCTGGGTTTTGAGAGGTGCATACGCAAATGCTAGGGCAGGTTATGGGAACAGGGGACCTAGTCTGATAAACCATTATAGGCCCGAACACTTGTTTGTCCTTACTAGACGTTACCCTTTGTGTGGGACGATTTCTCATTTTAGGGGGACGGGAGGCCCTTGGGGTTTTTGTTGGAGTGACACCGGGGTGTAGGGTCGGAGAAAGGCCGTGGTATTGGGAATCAGAGGGAGGCTGCATTGCGCGGTGATTAGAATCACCAGCATTTCGTCGGGGGCATAGATCTTGCTTAATCAATTGCGTAATGTCCTTGCCATGCAGTCTGAATGGGGTCTCGCACACGATGTCCCCTACAAAGACTGATATGGTGTCCAGCCAGGCTTTTAAGGGGATCAGATCACAGGTGCAGTTCCACGGGTTCTCCTCCAGTTGGATCTCCATAATGCCGCCGATATGCTCCAGCACGCCAGCAAAAGGCAGCATCTTAAGCCGGTTCCCCCTTAGATCCAAATGTGTTAACATAACGAAACGAAATACATTGTTgggaagagagagcaggaggtTGTCATTGAGAATCAGTACTTTGAGTTTATTCAATTTGCCGAATGCACCTGCTTCAATGGCGCTGATGTAATTATAATCTGCCTGTAAATACTCCAAACTCTCTAAACCAGCAAATGTGTCCTCCTTGATTATCTCCAAGTTATTGTTATTGAGATGAAGTCGTTTTAAAAATCTCAGTCCAGTAAAAGCTCCAGTCTTTATCTCCTGTAACCCGTTGTTCCCCAGATGAAGTGATGTCACATTACCATAACTGACAAACTCGTTTGGATTGAGCCTCGAAAGAAAGTTTCCATTGAGAAAGAGTTGACAGATTTTGTTCGGTGGGGGTTGAAATAGACTAACCGTTGTAAATCCTTTGTTTTCACAGTTGATGCTCAATATATTCTCCTTTTCCTCACATGAGCAGCGATTCTTACAAATGTCTTTCGAAGTTTTGCGACTCTCAGTCTTCGATGAGAAACTGGTCACAGTTAAAACGCTGAGCAACAAAACGCTGTTCAGCATTTTTACAACAATGTTGCTGAATTATCCAGCATCAACGTTGTATGAGTCTTGGAGTTGGCAATTTCAGTGCAGACATGCAAGCCCAAATTAACACAGCATTAGTGTTAAAATGGCACCAGGGCGCACGGACGCGCAGGACTCTCCATTGATCTTCGTACAATCCAAAAGGCAAATTAAATCATGAATCAGTCATCGGACACGTTCTGAGCCAGGCTTGAATGGGTACATTGTTTGTTTGTCAGGAGACTAGCTTCGCAATATACTGCAATCCCCGGTATTACGCACGACCAAACAAGCAGCAGTTTCAAGCATTTCTGTAGCAGTATAATCAGAAACGGCAAGATACTCACTGAGCGACAGAGATAGTACAGTCTCTTCTCGACTTGATCCTACGAAATTCCATTCTTCATTAAATGCAATTTAGTTTTGACAAAAATACAATATAGGTATCATATCACTTCGAGTTTTCCTTTACTTTCTCGATGGAAACAGCGAGAGAACCAACTCTGAGAAATAGACCGGATGCTGAGGAATAACATGCAGAAGCATCCTCCGCTTGCGCATAGGCACCTACCTACTGAGAGGTCTATGCCGAATTTCTGCCCTACGTCCTCCCACATTCAAGGCATGGGAGTCCTACGTCACTAGCATCGACAACATGTTATACTTGCTAAGAACAGTTTAGCATTCTTCTCAatagtaaatgtaaaaaataacattATTGTTAGACTAACACTACAGGTACCTCGACTAGCCTACCAAAGAACATAACAGTAGTAGGATAGGTTATAATAAACACATATGCTAAGGTTATACTAATAAATGCATTGCCACGGGggtaatatatacattttattggAAAACTTCACATGTTATTGTAGAGTAAAATATTAACGATGTTAATGGATTCTTCAGAAAATGTGCCTACTACAATCTAATGCTATTTTACTTTCCCATACAACATGCACGAGCACATGTATAGAATCTTCAATAAAATATTATTAAGTTGTATTGAAACATTTAATGCAACTgaaaaaaacaagaacataagTTATTTTAAGTGGATGATCACGTTTTTTGCTCaacccaccactaggaggtggaAAAAGCACCTTTATCATTTGTTTAGCGCATGTGCACACGCGCAAGGacttgcgcgcacacacacacacacacacacacacacacacacacacacacacacacacacacacagtatgcgcCCAATTCAAAAGAGGAATATGTGGTTTCAAAATACTTTCGGCTGAAATCAGGTTATATATATGACGAGTggacactgtatatatatatatatatatatatatatatatatatatatatataggcagTCGACTTGGATACAGATTGATCCACAAAAGTAAAAGCATTAGCATACACAATGTATACATTCAACCTTACGTTCTGCGCATGTTACTGGGTATGAATGAGCACCACGCCACATCCCAATAGAACCAGGAAGTGCATGTCGGACACACTGGAAACAGTGTTTGAATGAGCTGACGATGAACATTTCTACCCGGAAAGAAATGTAACTACAGTAGGCCTGcttacagtggtagcctacacacttcAATGCAAAATATAATTTGTCTGTTCCCCTGTTCaattctactgtatgttatcaaCTGCTTTCGGATGCATAGAGCATAAACTTAAAATAGCCTATCTGATAGGCTCATGTAAATGAGAGATGCACATGGTCATTTGTTGTATGTGTAGGACCCATAGTAATATTAGGCATAAgaaatagaccccccccccccatttttcaTATTATTGTTTTGAGGTAATATCTTTAGACATGTTGCTCATTCACATGGTATGCAAAGCTAGTATTTTAGGATATGAGATAGCTATTGTGGTTATTACTGAGTAATACTCACTGCCAGGCACTGTTAGGCCAACTAGGACACCTCAGAGCTCTTAAATATTTCAACATCAGGAGAAGGAGACGTAGGGATGATACAGGCAGCATGTCTGATGGCCctgtctttatttttttatttaaccaggcaagtcagttaagaacaaattcttagttacaatgacagcctaccccggccaaaccctaacctggacgatgctgggccaaggGACTCCCAATAAGAGCTGGTTTTGATACAGTCTGGAATTGAACCAagttctgtagtgacgcctctagcactgagatgtagtgtctTAGGAGCCACTGtctctgcaccactcgggagccactgTCTTGTGATTTTGGGAAAAGGAACATAAACGTTATAAACTTCTACACGCTTGAACGTTGTCATCATTATTCAAGTGTGCAACAAAATTGGCGAGCTAGCCAGGAGAAACGTTGTGCCATGGTATGGATGACGCAGCTAAAAATAGAACCCGACCTTCATTGACAGCAGTCACGCTATCTCCGCGAGAAGAGAGGCAGCGCGCACGCAGAGTATGGAGATGGGACAGTGCCAGGATAGCTAAAAGATGTGTGGTTATGTTAGAGAAGGAGGAAAACATTTATCCACCTAATTGTGGAATAAATGAAGTTATTGAAAAAGAAGGGGATGTAGCCAAGCTGTATCTGAATGACCTGTTCAAGTTAGCAGAACAGCTAAAGCAAAGTGATGGAACTGAACCTAAAGAGTATGTTAGGAGCCAAGAAGCATTTGAGAGTGTACACAAATAATACTCAGATCTCCAGTTGAGTTTTCAAACCTTAGCCGAGAAAATCCCGAGGTTGAATGAGAAAGTGGGAAACAACGGACCCAGCCTAGGGCCAGTTCAACAAAGTGTGCTATATCCACAGCCAAACAGGTTATTTGAAGTGACAAtacacagaaacaaacaaactGTCATACACAAATCAGATGCATCCGATTGACATGGGACACGGTGAAGCTGAAGTCATTGAAGCTGTAGTACAGGCTTTCAGTCCAGGCCTGAACATATGTGAAATGCTTGAAATAAAGAGTG is a window encoding:
- the slitrk2 gene encoding SLIT and NTRK-like protein 2, whose product is MLNSVLLLSVLTVTSFSSKTESRKTSKDICKNRCSCEEKENILSINCENKGFTTVSLFQPPPNKICQLFLNGNFLSRLNPNEFVSYGNVTSLHLGNNGLQEIKTGAFTGLRFLKRLHLNNNNLEIIKEDTFAGLESLEYLQADYNYISAIEAGAFGKLNKLKVLILNDNLLLSLPNNVFRFVMLTHLDLRGNRLKMLPFAGVLEHIGGIMEIQLEENPWNCTCDLIPLKAWLDTISVFVGDIVCETPFRLHGKDITQLIKQDLCPRRNAGDSNHRAMQPPSDSQYHGLSPTLHPGVTPTKTPRASRPPKMRNRPTQRVTSSKDKQVFGPIMVYQTRSPVPITCPSICVCTSQNPDSGLNINCQERKLHNITELTPKPSYPKKLHLTGNYLQTIYRTDLTEYSSLELLHLGNNRIAVIQNGAFENLANLRRLYLNGNYIESLSQSLFAGLQSLQYLYLEYNVIKDILPQTFNSLHNLQLLFLNNNLLRSLPDNVFGGTMLTRLNLRNNHFSHLPVRGVLDQLSAFIQIDLQENPWDCTCDIVALKNWMELSSTSVVVNEITCDSPSKHAGRLLRSLRNDAICPEPNEITITKAPTVRPSTDSTPPSAITPTDEQVPEMHAEVPLSVLILGLLVVFILSVCFGAGLFVFVLKRRKGADSVPASANNVDLNSFQVQYGSYNTEPTADKTETHVYNYIPPPVGQMCQNPIYMQKDSEQVAYYRNLKELSFSTMDTKKSELPPSPYTISTVEFIEKQSCGNREPELLYQNIAERVKELPTAGALNYNFCTLPKRQFIPQYETTRRHNQDRLNKTVLYGTPRKYYANQLKNEHPVLPGKLKTEPDYLEVLEKQTAMSQL